The Chloroflexota bacterium genome has a window encoding:
- a CDS encoding extracellular solute-binding protein codes for MKRLLAVAVTALILGACGSSSPTASAPAATSGSSAVAAQPSASMLAGDDNAPITIWYDSAREPALEAWKKAHPAQASLVTGVLVDLTQIPAKTILANNVNKGWPDVVFNGANLIAMTATTQVDWALDLRPYVSKDILDGFDPHVIAECILPDGRVMCLSNDVAQSITYYNKPLMDQFGYSVPTTWEDLAALGERVAKEHPGYLIGTFGDALSLDMYFWTSRCATGQLLGVNKVYINVLAPECVRAAQWVDKMIALGVVTKVGTFDPAFIKAANDNKLLVLTAPSWFGEFVFSGKKDGTYYTSATGQLGVALPPKWAADSQPYFGGQGGAAWAVSRHTKNPKLATELAIWMATSNAYQVDVSPTYPAYKPAAALWVKKIAANPLYANDPGPVLIQSATYEDPKFGIVTYDTASIFSSTVIAALNNGGTIESSLPAFQDALVQGAKAQGYDVVTTP; via the coding sequence ATGAAGAGACTACTCGCCGTCGCGGTGACGGCCCTGATCCTCGGAGCGTGCGGGTCGTCGTCTCCGACCGCGTCAGCGCCGGCCGCGACGTCGGGGTCGAGCGCGGTCGCGGCCCAGCCATCGGCGAGCATGCTCGCCGGCGACGACAACGCTCCGATCACGATCTGGTACGACAGCGCGCGCGAGCCGGCCCTGGAGGCCTGGAAGAAGGCCCACCCGGCCCAGGCCAGCCTCGTCACTGGTGTGCTCGTCGATCTGACGCAGATCCCAGCCAAGACCATCCTCGCCAACAACGTGAACAAGGGCTGGCCGGACGTCGTCTTCAACGGTGCCAATCTCATCGCGATGACGGCCACCACGCAGGTCGACTGGGCGTTGGACCTGCGCCCCTATGTGTCGAAGGACATCCTCGACGGCTTCGATCCGCACGTGATCGCCGAGTGCATCCTGCCGGACGGTCGCGTCATGTGTCTGTCGAATGACGTGGCTCAGAGCATCACGTACTACAACAAGCCGCTCATGGACCAGTTCGGCTACTCCGTGCCCACCACGTGGGAGGACCTCGCGGCCCTCGGCGAGCGGGTCGCGAAGGAGCATCCCGGTTACCTCATCGGGACGTTCGGCGATGCGCTCAGCCTGGACATGTACTTCTGGACGAGCCGCTGCGCCACGGGCCAGCTGCTGGGCGTCAACAAGGTCTACATCAACGTCCTCGCTCCCGAGTGCGTCCGGGCGGCGCAGTGGGTCGACAAGATGATCGCGCTCGGCGTGGTAACGAAGGTCGGCACGTTCGACCCAGCCTTCATCAAGGCGGCGAACGACAACAAGCTGCTCGTACTCACGGCACCGAGCTGGTTTGGCGAGTTCGTCTTCAGCGGCAAGAAGGACGGCACGTACTACACGTCGGCGACCGGTCAGCTCGGCGTCGCCCTGCCGCCGAAGTGGGCGGCCGACTCACAGCCGTACTTCGGGGGCCAGGGCGGAGCGGCCTGGGCCGTTTCCCGCCACACCAAGAACCCGAAGTTGGCCACGGAGCTGGCTATCTGGATGGCCACTTCGAACGCCTACCAGGTCGACGTCTCCCCGACGTATCCGGCCTACAAGCCTGCTGCGGCCCTCTGGGTCAAGAAGATCGCCGCAAACCCGTTGTACGCCAACGACCCGGGCCCGGTGCTCATCCAGTCCGCCACGTACGAGGACCCGAAGTTCGGGATCGTCACCTACGACACGGCGAGTATCTTCTCGTCGACCGTCATCGCGGCCCTGAACAATGGGGGGACCATCGAGTCGTCGCTACCTGCCTTCCAGGACGCGCTTGTCCAGGGGGCCAAGGCGCAGGGCTACGACGTTGTGACCACTCCGTAG
- a CDS encoding MBL fold metallo-hydrolase, with translation MGDGAAAMQLTAYLHLVGSGRHGFSLTHPSDSHIFLLDGGTELALIEAGAGIDLPPLMERLERTGARLDRARKLFISHAHADHAGGSAKLRVALGLELVTSPEVADILRSGDEARAGVDIGKEQGSYDRSYRYEATPVDGELTDGERIQVGNLVVEVIRTPGHSAGHLSFLVHAGDRTDLFSGDALLFGGEIILQNTWDCDLTAQIESLRRLGEHRFDGFFPSHLAFSVTDGERHLRVALDALRRGAIPPLWG, from the coding sequence GTGGGCGATGGAGCGGCCGCGATGCAGCTGACGGCCTACCTCCATCTGGTCGGGAGCGGGCGACATGGCTTCAGCCTCACCCATCCCTCGGACTCGCATATCTTCCTCCTCGACGGCGGCACCGAGCTGGCCCTGATCGAAGCCGGCGCCGGCATCGACCTGCCGCCGCTGATGGAGCGTCTCGAGCGAACGGGCGCGCGCCTCGATCGCGCGCGCAAGCTGTTCATCAGCCACGCCCACGCGGACCACGCCGGCGGATCAGCGAAGCTCCGAGTCGCGCTCGGGCTCGAGCTGGTCACTTCGCCTGAGGTGGCGGACATCCTTCGGTCGGGTGACGAGGCGCGGGCGGGCGTCGACATTGGCAAGGAGCAGGGGAGCTACGACCGGAGCTACCGGTACGAGGCGACGCCCGTCGATGGGGAGCTCACCGACGGCGAGCGGATCCAGGTCGGGAACCTCGTCGTCGAGGTCATCCGCACGCCCGGCCACTCGGCAGGCCACCTGAGCTTCCTGGTCCACGCCGGCGACCGGACGGATCTCTTCAGCGGCGACGCCCTGCTCTTCGGGGGCGAGATCATCCTCCAGAACACGTGGGACTGCGACCTGACCGCGCAGATCGAGTCGCTTCGTCGGCTCGGCGAGCACCGGTTCGACGGCTTCTTCCCCAGCCATCTTGCGTTCTCCGTCACCGACGGCGAGCGCCACCTGCGTGTGGCACTCGACGCCTTGCGACGGGGCGCCATACCTCCGCTATGGGGCTGA
- a CDS encoding Gfo/Idh/MocA family oxidoreductase, giving the protein MTDRLRVGVIGAGAMGEAHLRSYRAVGAQIVGVASRTAERARELAERYGAEAIFPDARSLIDATQPDGVSVTTGEHDHVEPTRYALEHGVGVLLEKPIASSLADARLIADLVHATGSILVPAHLLRFAPPYRALKARVAAGDIGDVIAVSTRRDRTVAIAHHYAHVHPAFLTAVHDIDLILWLTGSRFVRIRALQHRDSGRGQVDLAWAQGELASSAIASVSVAQVHPEGSLPYNSDRIEVYGSAGVAVVDLSLPLATVRGETTTAPDWLLEPPDGLGAFGAEIAHFCDCLRSRRPSDVVSVDEAVEGISVADAIVRSAEAGGSDVWL; this is encoded by the coding sequence ATGACCGACCGTCTTCGCGTTGGGGTCATCGGTGCCGGAGCGATGGGCGAGGCCCACTTGCGCTCGTACCGCGCCGTCGGCGCGCAGATCGTGGGGGTGGCGAGCCGCACGGCCGAGCGAGCGCGCGAGCTCGCCGAACGCTACGGGGCCGAGGCGATCTTCCCGGACGCCCGCAGCCTGATCGACGCGACCCAGCCAGACGGCGTCAGCGTCACGACCGGGGAGCACGATCACGTCGAGCCGACCCGTTACGCGCTCGAGCATGGCGTCGGCGTGCTCCTCGAGAAGCCGATCGCGAGCAGCCTCGCGGACGCCCGGCTGATCGCCGACCTCGTCCATGCGACGGGCTCAATCCTGGTGCCCGCGCACCTCCTGCGGTTCGCTCCTCCGTATCGGGCGCTGAAGGCCCGGGTCGCCGCCGGCGACATCGGGGACGTCATCGCGGTCTCGACGCGACGCGACCGGACCGTGGCGATCGCACACCACTACGCTCACGTCCACCCGGCCTTCCTGACGGCCGTCCACGACATCGACCTCATCCTTTGGCTGACGGGTTCGCGCTTCGTCCGGATCCGCGCGCTCCAACATCGCGATTCGGGCCGCGGTCAGGTGGATCTGGCATGGGCGCAGGGGGAGCTCGCGTCGAGCGCGATCGCGTCGGTCTCCGTCGCGCAGGTGCACCCCGAGGGCTCCCTGCCGTACAACTCCGACCGGATCGAGGTGTATGGCTCCGCGGGCGTGGCCGTCGTCGACCTGTCTCTTCCCCTGGCGACCGTTCGAGGGGAGACCACGACTGCACCGGACTGGCTCCTCGAGCCTCCGGACGGGTTGGGAGCTTTCGGGGCCGAGATCGCCCACTTCTGCGACTGCCTCCGGAGCAGGCGGCCTTCGGACGTCGTGTCCGTCGACGAGGCGGTCGAGGGGATCAGCGTGGCGGACGCGATCGTACGGTCGGCGGAGGCGGGCGGAAGCGATGTCTGGCTGTAG
- a CDS encoding amidohydrolase has translation MTLAAVRSIPATPPGLVALRRDLHAHPELRFAEHRTAGIVAARLRDAGYEVRAGIGGTGILASRDSGLPGRHVVIRADLDALPVSDLKAVDYASTVDGVAHACGHDVHIVVALGVAERLASGPLPGGRISFLFQPAEERPFGEPSGARAVLETGVLDNPAPDSILAFHCWPDLPAGTVGIDERIAMGAKDAFRVVYVGNGAHAAAPSRGRDAVLGIARLITALYETFARSLDPGERASLNIGTVRGGATQSVVPDRAEITGTLRTIDPEVRERLRGRIERVAAGVAATFALETELTWADEMPPILNDPALVRLAEEVATEVLGSEQARRLTEPPMTVDDFALLASRAPALYLKLGISGDGTPVPLHNGAFDVDERSIGVGVAVMHRIALALLSDAAPGGGRR, from the coding sequence ATGACGCTCGCGGCCGTTCGCTCGATCCCGGCGACTCCGCCCGGACTCGTGGCCTTGAGACGCGACCTTCACGCCCATCCCGAGCTCCGGTTCGCGGAGCATCGGACGGCGGGGATCGTGGCAGCTCGGCTCCGAGACGCTGGCTACGAGGTGCGGGCAGGCATCGGCGGGACCGGCATCCTCGCCTCGCGGGACAGCGGCCTGCCCGGGCGTCATGTCGTCATCCGCGCCGACCTCGACGCGCTCCCGGTGAGCGACCTCAAGGCGGTCGACTACGCCTCGACCGTGGACGGGGTGGCGCACGCCTGCGGGCACGACGTCCACATCGTCGTGGCGCTCGGGGTCGCCGAGCGACTCGCGTCGGGTCCGCTGCCCGGAGGACGGATCAGCTTCCTGTTCCAGCCAGCCGAGGAGCGTCCGTTCGGCGAGCCGAGCGGCGCGCGGGCGGTCCTCGAGACGGGCGTCCTCGACAATCCGGCCCCGGATTCGATCCTCGCCTTCCACTGCTGGCCGGATCTGCCGGCCGGGACCGTCGGGATCGACGAGCGCATCGCGATGGGCGCCAAGGATGCCTTCCGCGTCGTCTATGTCGGCAACGGGGCACACGCGGCGGCTCCGAGCCGCGGGCGTGACGCAGTGCTCGGAATCGCCCGACTCATCACGGCGCTCTATGAGACCTTCGCCCGCAGCCTCGATCCGGGCGAGCGCGCGAGCCTGAACATCGGAACGGTGCGGGGCGGCGCAACACAGAGCGTCGTGCCCGATCGGGCCGAGATCACCGGGACCCTGCGGACGATCGACCCGGAGGTTCGCGAGCGGCTCCGCGGGAGGATCGAGCGGGTGGCGGCCGGCGTGGCCGCGACGTTCGCCCTCGAGACCGAGCTCACCTGGGCCGACGAGATGCCGCCGATCCTCAACGACCCGGCGCTCGTTCGCCTCGCTGAGGAGGTCGCGACCGAGGTCCTCGGGTCCGAACAGGCTCGACGGCTGACCGAACCGCCGATGACGGTCGACGACTTCGCGCTGCTCGCCAGCCGGGCGCCGGCCCTCTACCTGAAGCTCGGCATCTCGGGTGACGGCACGCCCGTCCCGCTCCACAACGGCGCGTTCGACGTGGACGAGCGCTCGATCGGGGTCGGCGTCGCGGTGATGCATCGGATCGCGCTCGCGCTGCTGTCCGACGCCGCGCCGGGGGGCGGGCGGCGATGA
- a CDS encoding SDR family oxidoreductase yields MTDEQAVPAGAIVAGKRVIVTGGASGIGRATASLLAARGARVVVLDRDDAAAAQLIAEVGITTGRALGFEHVDVSIEAEVKVAVAGAVTRLGGVDVLLHAAGIMAGQLEDIRSLSEATWDRVVDVNLKGAFLVAKHVAAEMLDAGSGAIVLVSSKAGVAVGSGSFPYGASKGGMHGLVLTLERHLSPKGIRVNEVCPGDIDTPLYRASLAEALAQGADPGAIEEALRTLTAPTTIAEVLAFLASDSASAIRGTIFTT; encoded by the coding sequence GTGACGGACGAGCAGGCCGTGCCCGCCGGGGCCATCGTGGCGGGCAAACGCGTCATCGTGACCGGCGGTGCGTCGGGGATCGGCCGGGCAACCGCGTCGCTGCTGGCGGCTCGGGGTGCGCGGGTCGTCGTGCTCGACCGCGACGACGCGGCAGCGGCGCAGCTGATCGCCGAAGTCGGTATCACGACGGGTCGCGCGCTGGGCTTCGAGCACGTCGACGTCTCGATCGAGGCGGAGGTGAAGGTCGCGGTAGCTGGCGCCGTCACGCGCCTCGGCGGCGTGGACGTGCTGCTCCATGCGGCCGGGATCATGGCGGGCCAACTCGAGGACATCCGGAGCCTGTCCGAGGCCACCTGGGACCGCGTCGTCGACGTGAACCTCAAGGGGGCGTTCCTCGTCGCGAAGCACGTCGCAGCCGAGATGCTCGACGCCGGGTCTGGCGCGATCGTCCTCGTCTCGTCCAAGGCCGGCGTCGCCGTCGGGAGCGGCTCGTTCCCGTATGGGGCGAGCAAGGGCGGGATGCACGGACTGGTCCTGACCCTCGAACGCCATCTCTCACCGAAGGGGATCCGTGTGAACGAGGTCTGCCCGGGAGACATCGACACGCCGCTCTATCGCGCTTCGCTGGCCGAGGCCTTGGCGCAGGGAGCCGACCCGGGCGCGATCGAGGAGGCGCTGCGGACCCTGACGGCCCCGACGACCATCGCCGAGGTGCTCGCGTTCCTCGCCAGCGATTCCGCATCGGCCATCCGCGGCACGATCTTCACGACGTAG
- a CDS encoding acetoin dehydrogenase, which produces MLEPVATLRYIQAVNAAHFWALATYPEALVFGEDVALPNGPFGATKGLHDAFGTRVFDTPISESAIVGAALGAAMRGRRPIIEIMYGDFIAVAMDQIINQVANTRYVSRGGWRAPLTIRTQQGNSPGACAQHSQSLEAWFAHTPGLRVGLPSNPRDAYEMLRSAIASDDPTLIMEHRLLYPDSAQFALDGPVEPIGGSRVIRDGRDVTIVAWSRMVGESLKAAQTLAERGVSAEVIDLRWLSPLDFAPVAASVHRTGRIVVAHEANVTGGFGAEIAARVADECFWDLDAPVGRVGAPDVRIPAAPVLQAVVVPAAGAVVAAVDRILAEPKR; this is translated from the coding sequence ATGCTTGAGCCCGTCGCCACTCTCCGCTACATCCAGGCCGTCAATGCAGCCCATTTCTGGGCTCTCGCGACGTACCCCGAAGCTCTCGTCTTCGGCGAGGACGTGGCGCTCCCGAACGGTCCGTTCGGTGCGACGAAGGGTCTCCACGACGCCTTCGGCACGAGGGTCTTCGACACCCCGATCTCGGAATCGGCGATCGTGGGCGCCGCGCTCGGAGCAGCGATGCGTGGACGGCGACCGATCATCGAGATCATGTACGGCGACTTCATCGCGGTCGCCATGGATCAGATCATCAATCAGGTTGCGAACACGCGGTACGTGTCGCGCGGCGGCTGGCGCGCGCCGCTCACGATCCGGACCCAGCAGGGCAACTCGCCCGGGGCCTGCGCCCAGCATTCGCAAAGCCTCGAAGCCTGGTTCGCCCACACCCCGGGCCTGCGCGTCGGGCTGCCGTCAAACCCGCGGGACGCCTACGAGATGCTGCGCTCGGCGATCGCCTCGGACGACCCGACGCTGATCATGGAGCACCGACTGCTCTACCCGGACTCGGCGCAGTTCGCCCTCGATGGGCCGGTCGAGCCGATCGGCGGGTCGCGGGTCATCCGCGACGGCCGCGACGTGACGATCGTCGCCTGGTCGCGGATGGTCGGCGAGTCGCTGAAGGCCGCGCAGACGCTCGCGGAACGCGGCGTCAGCGCCGAGGTGATCGACCTTCGCTGGCTCTCGCCCCTCGATTTCGCCCCGGTTGCGGCGTCGGTGCATCGGACCGGGCGCATCGTCGTCGCCCACGAGGCGAATGTGACTGGCGGGTTCGGAGCGGAGATCGCCGCACGCGTCGCAGACGAATGCTTCTGGGACCTCGACGCCCCCGTCGGCCGGGTCGGCGCGCCGGACGTCCGGATTCCGGCCGCCCCGGTCCTCCAGGCCGTGGTCGTCCCGGCCGCCGGCGCCGTCGTGGCCGCCGTCGATCGCATCCTCGCCGAGCCGAAGCGGTAG
- a CDS encoding thiamine pyrophosphate-dependent dehydrogenase E1 component subunit alpha, with amino-acid sequence MGREEDYRAIATIRAFEERCMNLKTAGEIPGSIHLCDGQEAIPVGACRALEPRDAVTVTYRGHGWAIARGLPLVALFSELMGRDSELNGGRAGSPFFSSPAHGFLGENSIVAGGMPMAVGAALAAAHDGSGAVSIVSVGDGALNQGAAHEALNFASVFSLPLVLVVENNRYSEMTPIRDMVRVERLADRAAAYGMPGVTIDGNDAAIVEKAVHDAVARARAGGGPTLIEADTERLVGHYSGDLQAYRPSGEVASAREREPLARIRRAAAEEGPDAVARLDAIDLEVSALIDAAVKGARAVPYPDPATVREHLYA; translated from the coding sequence ATCGGACGCGAAGAAGATTACAGGGCGATCGCGACCATCCGCGCCTTCGAGGAACGCTGCATGAATTTGAAGACGGCGGGTGAGATCCCCGGATCCATCCACCTCTGCGATGGGCAGGAGGCCATCCCTGTCGGTGCCTGTCGGGCACTCGAGCCGCGCGACGCGGTGACCGTGACGTACCGCGGGCACGGTTGGGCGATCGCTCGCGGACTGCCGCTCGTGGCCCTGTTCTCCGAGCTTATGGGCCGGGATTCGGAGCTCAACGGCGGTCGCGCCGGCTCGCCGTTCTTCTCATCGCCCGCCCACGGCTTCCTCGGCGAGAACTCGATCGTCGCCGGCGGGATGCCGATGGCCGTCGGCGCGGCCCTCGCGGCCGCCCACGACGGGAGCGGGGCCGTGAGCATCGTCTCGGTGGGCGACGGTGCGCTCAACCAGGGGGCGGCGCACGAGGCGCTCAACTTCGCGTCGGTCTTCTCGCTGCCGCTCGTCCTCGTCGTCGAGAACAACCGCTACTCGGAGATGACCCCGATCCGCGACATGGTCCGCGTCGAGCGGCTCGCCGACCGGGCCGCGGCGTACGGGATGCCCGGCGTGACGATCGACGGGAACGACGCCGCGATCGTCGAGAAGGCCGTGCACGACGCGGTCGCGCGGGCACGGGCGGGTGGCGGCCCGACACTGATCGAGGCCGATACGGAACGCCTCGTCGGCCACTACAGCGGTGACCTGCAGGCGTACCGACCGTCCGGCGAGGTCGCGTCGGCCCGCGAGCGAGAGCCGCTCGCGCGAATACGGCGAGCCGCAGCCGAGGAGGGGCCGGATGCGGTGGCCCGGCTCGACGCGATCGACCTCGAGGTGTCCGCGCTGATCGACGCCGCCGTGAAGGGCGCCCGCGCAGTCCCCTACCCGGACCCGGCGACCGTCCGGGAGCATCTCTATGCTTGA